One window of the Clostridium sp. MB40-C1 genome contains the following:
- a CDS encoding protein-glutamate O-methyltransferase CheR has product MDLEKFKEWVLKEFNINLFAYKSNQLHRRILSLMSRVGVNSVDEYVALLKKDKEQRQKFLDFITINVTEFFRNPEIFEELKSKIEKELLPREKNLKIWSAACSIGAEPYSIAMILDNLKEKGRHSILATDLDESILQRARKGEYVKSEIKNISNDHLKKYFTENGDKYLIDSRIKSMVNFKKHDLILDSYDKGFDLIVCRNVVIYFNQEIKEEIYKKFSASLKPGGLLFVGATESIYNYRDYGFEKASTFIYRKQ; this is encoded by the coding sequence ATGGACTTAGAAAAATTTAAAGAATGGGTTTTGAAAGAATTTAATATAAATCTATTTGCATATAAATCTAATCAGCTTCATAGAAGAATTTTAAGCTTAATGTCTAGAGTGGGAGTTAATTCAGTAGATGAATATGTTGCATTATTAAAAAAAGATAAGGAGCAGAGACAAAAGTTTCTTGATTTTATAACGATAAATGTAACAGAGTTTTTTAGAAATCCTGAAATTTTTGAAGAATTAAAAAGTAAAATAGAAAAAGAATTACTGCCAAGAGAAAAGAACTTGAAAATATGGAGTGCAGCTTGTTCTATAGGGGCAGAACCTTATTCTATTGCTATGATTTTAGACAATTTAAAAGAAAAAGGAAGACACAGTATTTTAGCAACTGATTTAGATGAAAGTATTTTACAAAGAGCTAGAAAAGGTGAGTATGTAAAATCTGAGATAAAAAATATTAGTAATGACCATTTGAAGAAATATTTTACCGAAAATGGTGATAAATATTTGATTGATTCGAGAATAAAAAGTATGGTAAACTTTAAAAAACATGATTTAATACTTGATTCTTATGATAAGGGATTTGACTTAATAGTATGTAGAAACGTAGTAATATATTTCAATCAAGAAATTAAAGAAGAGATTTATAAAAAATTTAGTGCTTCTCTTAAACCTGGAGGATTGCTTTTTGTAGGAGCCACTGAAAGTATATATAATTACAGAGATTATGGCTTTGAAAAAGCGTCTACCTTTATTTATAGGAAACAATAA
- the flgM gene encoding flagellar biosynthesis anti-sigma factor FlgM, with translation MKISRTDISKTVNLYDKNNNQIEKQKIEKVKEKKDSIEISKAGKELSTLDISDNKTSSAEKLEKIRKEIKNGTYKVDAKLVAKKMIDIMKGREG, from the coding sequence ATGAAAATATCAAGAACTGATATAAGTAAAACTGTAAATTTATACGATAAGAATAATAATCAGATAGAGAAACAAAAGATAGAGAAGGTTAAAGAAAAAAAAGATTCTATAGAGATTTCTAAGGCAGGTAAAGAACTGAGTACTTTAGATATTAGTGACAATAAAACTTCGTCTGCTGAAAAATTAGAGAAAATAAGAAAAGAAATTAAAAATGGAACTTATAAAGTAGATGCAAAACTTGTTGCAAAAAAGATGATAGATATAATGAAAGGAAGAGAGGGGTAA
- a CDS encoding response regulator: MAKVLIVDDAAFMRMMIKDILEKNGFDIVGEASNGLKAVELYKAEKPDVVTMDITMPDMDGIEAVKAIKEFDPSAKIIMCSAMGQQTMVMDAIKSGAKDFIVKPFQADRVLEAIRKVIGQ; encoded by the coding sequence ATGGCAAAAGTATTAATTGTTGATGATGCTGCTTTTATGAGAATGATGATAAAGGATATTTTAGAAAAAAACGGATTTGATATTGTAGGAGAAGCTAGTAATGGATTAAAGGCTGTAGAGCTTTATAAGGCTGAGAAACCAGACGTAGTAACTATGGATATAACAATGCCTGATATGGATGGTATTGAGGCTGTTAAGGCTATAAAAGAGTTTGATCCTAGCGCTAAGATAATAATGTGTAGTGCAATGGGACAACAAACAATGGTAATGGATGCTATAAAATCCGGAGCTAAAGACTTCATTGTAAAACCATTCCAAGCAGATAGAGTACTTGAGGCTATTAGAAAAGTAATAGGTCAATAG
- a CDS encoding flagellar protein FlgN, with the protein MSLEFTVCSSQLKENMKKQSEALKGLLKGLEEQHEYIVKNDVFKMESCVENIQKHNQNIANLELERRSILKEELKQKTMSGLIEEIGDKDLEETFRDIQKLLNEVKLQKDTNELLIRQGLVFTNKMLMIINPDRQAKTYNGYGKMR; encoded by the coding sequence ATGAGTTTAGAGTTTACAGTTTGCAGTTCACAATTGAAGGAGAATATGAAAAAACAATCTGAGGCTTTAAAGGGTTTACTTAAAGGGCTAGAAGAGCAACATGAATACATTGTCAAAAATGATGTATTTAAGATGGAAAGCTGTGTAGAAAACATTCAAAAGCATAATCAAAACATTGCAAACCTAGAGCTTGAGAGAAGAAGTATACTTAAAGAAGAATTGAAACAAAAAACCATGAGCGGCTTAATTGAAGAAATAGGCGATAAGGATTTAGAAGAAACTTTTAGAGATATACAAAAATTGCTCAATGAAGTTAAGCTTCAAAAAGATACTAATGAACTTTTGATTAGACAAGGATTGGTTTTTACTAATAAAATGCTAATGATTATAAATCCAGATAGACAAGCCAAAACTTACAATGGATACGGAAAGATGAGATAG
- the fliY gene encoding flagellar motor switch phosphatase FliY, translating into MSSDNGFLSQEEIDALLNGGSDSTPSDEVGDDTLEESNVQEDISSVEEEEGISDLERDLLGEIGNISMGSASTALSTIINQQVNITTPQVEITTLNELRDSFEVPNIALEVQYTSGILGENLLVMKIDDAAVIANLMMGGDGKIEKATSLSEIEESAVSEAMNQMIGSAATSMATMFAREVNISPPLSKIWEDTTAPLAEGITGDEPIVQVSFRLNIGELVDSKIMQILPIKTAKKIVSIMMGREDNQDNQNMKEELKEDMQNIEVQPKPVQHHEEKQYIQETKPQPKPQPQVNVQTANFKPLGEAAVSHTPQNIDLILDVPLEISVVLGRTKKSIKEVLSLGAGSLIELDKLAEEPVEILVNGKKVAYGEVVVVDENFGVRIVSIVSGEERVRSLKG; encoded by the coding sequence ATGAGTAGCGATAACGGATTTCTTTCTCAGGAAGAAATAGATGCATTATTAAATGGGGGAAGTGATTCTACACCTAGTGATGAAGTTGGAGACGATACACTTGAGGAAAGCAATGTGCAAGAGGATATATCTTCTGTAGAAGAGGAAGAAGGAATTTCTGATTTAGAAAGAGATTTATTAGGTGAAATAGGTAACATCTCTATGGGATCAGCTTCTACTGCTCTTTCTACTATAATAAATCAGCAGGTAAATATCACTACTCCACAAGTTGAAATTACTACTTTAAATGAATTAAGAGATAGTTTTGAAGTTCCAAATATAGCTCTTGAAGTACAATATACAAGTGGTATATTAGGTGAAAATTTACTTGTAATGAAAATAGATGATGCAGCAGTTATTGCCAATTTGATGATGGGTGGAGATGGCAAAATAGAAAAAGCCACTTCGCTTTCAGAAATAGAAGAAAGTGCTGTATCAGAAGCTATGAATCAAATGATAGGATCAGCTGCTACATCAATGGCAACAATGTTTGCGAGAGAGGTTAATATTTCTCCACCATTATCTAAAATATGGGAAGATACAACCGCTCCTTTAGCAGAAGGTATAACAGGGGATGAACCTATAGTACAAGTATCTTTTAGATTAAATATAGGTGAATTAGTTGACAGTAAAATTATGCAGATACTTCCAATAAAAACTGCAAAAAAAATAGTTTCCATAATGATGGGACGAGAAGATAATCAGGACAATCAAAATATGAAGGAAGAGCTTAAAGAGGATATGCAAAATATAGAAGTTCAGCCTAAACCAGTGCAACACCATGAAGAAAAACAATATATTCAAGAAACTAAGCCGCAACCGAAACCGCAACCACAGGTTAATGTCCAAACAGCTAATTTTAAACCTCTCGGAGAGGCTGCTGTTAGCCATACTCCTCAAAATATAGATTTAATACTTGATGTTCCACTTGAAATTTCAGTTGTTCTTGGAAGAACTAAAAAGAGTATAAAAGAAGTATTAAGTTTGGGAGCAGGTTCTCTTATAGAATTAGATAAATTAGCAGAGGAACCTGTTGAAATTTTGGTTAATGGGAAAAAGGTAGCTTATGGAGAAGTAGTTGTTGTAGATGAAAACTTTGGTGTTAGAATAGTAAGTATTGTAAGCGGCGAAGAGAGAGTTAGATCTCTTAAAGGGTAA
- the flgL gene encoding flagellar hook-associated protein FlgL, with the protein MRITNRMLSNTFLSDMKNNLENIKKLQEQMTSGKEIRRPSDDPLRVARAMNLHTDIAENKQYNENISDTINWLDTTDTALGQVGDVFHRVRELLISAGNGGYSSSERRAIKDEINEKIGEVSQILNTNFDGMYIFGGTRGTTKPVDVVGGSSLGNSAVTNKIVIDKSKTPIAGTIVNEKGELKSQLKFTIKYDKFKTKPDGTLDTATEEKKMDITFPTTPHPTTIQSLSDLAEKINKQIVGNEEFKDKIKAVPNIKDGTIMFVNINENDNTIKDNTFKIDSVGDVSIGKDTSTPNINNTENTRLMYYKKGGGELVDGDEYSQIQKNLTVQISQGVKMDYNVSATDVLEFTNEKGEKLDIREIFKNIANHLDGKDDAGTIVDDSAIKELVNGDLQKLTDAMNNVLKIRSEVGAKQNRMESAHEKNTDANFNMTEILSKTEDIDITEKTMEFAVMQTVYLASLQTSARVIQPSLLDYLR; encoded by the coding sequence GTGAGAATTACAAATAGAATGTTAAGTAATACTTTTCTTTCAGATATGAAAAATAACTTGGAAAATATAAAAAAGCTTCAGGAACAGATGACATCAGGTAAAGAAATTAGAAGACCTTCAGATGATCCTTTAAGGGTAGCTAGGGCAATGAATCTGCACACAGATATTGCTGAAAACAAACAATATAATGAAAATATAAGTGATACAATAAATTGGCTAGATACTACTGATACTGCATTAGGTCAAGTTGGAGATGTTTTTCATAGAGTAAGAGAACTTTTAATTTCTGCAGGTAATGGTGGATATAGTTCAAGTGAAAGAAGAGCTATTAAAGATGAGATAAATGAAAAAATTGGAGAAGTCAGCCAAATCTTAAATACAAATTTTGATGGTATGTATATATTTGGAGGAACTAGAGGAACTACAAAGCCTGTAGATGTTGTAGGAGGAAGTAGTTTAGGAAATTCAGCAGTTACTAATAAAATTGTTATAGATAAGTCAAAGACACCTATAGCTGGAACTATAGTTAATGAAAAAGGAGAGTTGAAAAGTCAACTGAAATTTACAATAAAATATGATAAGTTTAAAACGAAGCCGGATGGTACTTTAGACACAGCGACAGAAGAGAAGAAAATGGATATAACATTTCCAACGACTCCTCATCCAACGACTATTCAGAGCTTAAGTGACTTAGCTGAAAAAATAAACAAACAAATTGTAGGAAATGAAGAATTTAAAGATAAAATAAAAGCTGTTCCTAACATAAAAGATGGTACTATTATGTTTGTTAATATAAATGAAAATGATAATACAATTAAAGATAATACATTTAAAATTGATAGTGTAGGAGATGTAAGTATAGGAAAGGATACATCTACACCTAATATTAATAATACCGAAAATACTAGACTTATGTACTACAAAAAAGGTGGTGGAGAACTAGTTGATGGTGATGAATACTCTCAAATACAAAAGAATCTAACAGTCCAAATATCTCAAGGGGTTAAAATGGATTATAATGTATCTGCTACAGATGTACTTGAATTTACAAATGAAAAAGGGGAAAAACTAGACATAAGAGAAATATTTAAAAATATAGCTAATCACTTGGATGGTAAAGATGATGCTGGAACTATTGTAGATGATAGTGCCATAAAAGAATTAGTTAATGGAGACCTTCAAAAGCTCACAGATGCTATGAATAATGTGTTGAAAATCCGTTCTGAAGTTGGAGCTAAACAAAATAGGATGGAGAGTGCTCATGAAAAGAATACAGATGCTAATTTTAACATGACAGAGATTCTTTCAAAGACAGAGGATATAGATATAACTGAAAAAACAATGGAATTTGCAGTAATGCAGACGGTATATTTAGCATCACTTCAAACAAGTGCTAGAGTAATACAACCATCTCTTTTAGACTACCTTAGATAG
- the fliM gene encoding flagellar motor switch protein FliM → MADVLSQSEIDALLSALNSGELNPDEIEAEEEKQKVKPYDFRSPQKFSKDHIRTLELIHDNFARIISNYLSAQLRTNVKVKVETVQQITYDEFIHSVPNPTILTIFKMPPLSGSILFESNPQFVYKVIDILLGGPGTSQYKDREFTDIDKNIIKQVNTGLIANLKLAWEDVLEVEPEIEGLETNPALNQTLAPTEPVALITFSVEMNGSSTFINICIPYLSIEKVLDKLVVQYWFRENDTYILEESKQKLRKRVNVIDLGVTAQLGVTNITVDQFLELTVGDIITLDTTTKEAIKLRVEDQDYMYAKPGVIGKFKGVQVLDIIDKDVGNYE, encoded by the coding sequence ATGGCAGACGTTTTATCGCAAAGCGAAATAGATGCCCTTTTATCTGCCTTGAACTCTGGTGAACTAAACCCTGATGAAATTGAAGCGGAAGAGGAAAAACAAAAAGTTAAGCCTTATGATTTTAGGAGCCCTCAGAAGTTTTCTAAAGATCATATAAGGACACTAGAGCTCATACATGATAATTTTGCTAGGATAATTTCAAATTATCTGTCAGCCCAATTAAGAACTAACGTTAAAGTAAAGGTAGAAACGGTTCAACAGATAACCTATGATGAATTTATTCACTCGGTGCCTAATCCAACTATATTGACTATATTCAAGATGCCTCCTTTAAGTGGGTCCATACTTTTTGAAAGCAATCCTCAATTTGTATATAAAGTTATTGATATTCTGCTTGGGGGGCCAGGAACTAGCCAATATAAGGATAGGGAGTTTACTGATATAGATAAAAATATTATAAAACAAGTAAATACGGGATTAATTGCAAATTTAAAACTTGCTTGGGAAGATGTTCTAGAAGTGGAACCTGAAATAGAGGGATTAGAGACAAACCCAGCTTTAAATCAGACGTTAGCGCCGACAGAACCAGTAGCTTTGATAACTTTTTCTGTTGAAATGAATGGAAGTAGTACATTTATAAATATTTGTATTCCTTATTTGAGTATAGAAAAAGTGCTAGATAAGTTAGTAGTGCAATATTGGTTTAGAGAAAATGATACTTATATATTAGAAGAATCTAAACAAAAATTGCGTAAGAGAGTAAATGTTATTGATTTAGGAGTAACTGCTCAATTGGGGGTTACTAATATAACAGTAGATCAGTTCTTAGAATTAACGGTTGGAGATATAATAACTTTAGATACTACAACTAAGGAAGCTATAAAGCTAAGAGTAGAAGATCAAGATTATATGTATGCTAAGCCTGGTGTTATCGGGAAGTTTAAAGGTGTACAGGTATTAGATATTATTGATAAGGATGTGGGAAACTATGAGTAG
- the flgK gene encoding flagellar hook-associated protein FlgK yields MSGLFGTFNVGKRGLFAQQRAIDVTSHNIGNANTEGYSRQRAILETTRPFGMPSMDSQIGPGQIGTGVDVSTIQRVRDGFMDYQVRREKSTLGQYEARDKYLSEIESIFNEPSENGISKLIGTFFDSWDKLSRKAQNSDARTVVAQKSAALAGELNHTYNQLIKVKENAQSSIKQTVFEVNGILDRLDKLNQQIMSVKVSGMEPNDLMDQRDLLLDKLSENFNIKVENDNFYSINVTPGDVDGLGSNVNGLLVRKNPNDAVRRFSYVTGMEKGVEVTPSTTPKQYEYKVTYIRNGDKDKPETITVKMTEEEHKKLDQTRVLWSQKDPNNDDKDGMIIDKNGGEIISGTTIDFKDLAIFSLDDDEDRGCLKGYMSVQKDVDKYVEQLNKLAKGIALSVNAIHSGSSGIDKDGNPQLDDLPFFVVKGESDSTNESTITAANISVNQKIMDDVMKIKVGVTGNPDVDGESDGKRALAISELRNTLMKIQDINPQMTRADFIKDCTGNATLIADENGILTIKSNINGMKTDNYFKDTVDKLGIQEQEARRVVKNQEVLLKSFQERRDSISGVSLDEEMANLVQFQHAYQANAKIISTVDELLDVVINGLKR; encoded by the coding sequence ATGTCAGGGTTGTTTGGAACTTTTAATGTAGGAAAAAGAGGATTATTTGCTCAACAAAGAGCTATAGACGTAACTTCACATAATATAGGGAATGCTAATACAGAAGGTTATTCAAGACAAAGAGCTATTTTAGAAACTACAAGACCTTTTGGTATGCCTTCTATGGATAGTCAAATAGGACCAGGACAAATAGGAACTGGGGTTGATGTATCAACTATCCAAAGAGTTAGAGATGGATTTATGGACTACCAAGTAAGAAGAGAGAAAAGTACATTAGGTCAATATGAAGCAAGAGATAAATATTTAAGTGAGATTGAGAGTATATTCAATGAACCTTCAGAAAATGGTATTTCTAAGTTAATAGGAACATTTTTTGATAGTTGGGATAAACTGTCAAGAAAAGCTCAAAACTCAGATGCAAGAACAGTAGTAGCACAGAAATCAGCAGCTTTAGCAGGTGAATTAAACCATACATATAATCAACTTATTAAGGTTAAAGAAAATGCTCAGAGCAGTATAAAGCAAACCGTATTTGAAGTGAATGGAATACTTGATAGATTAGACAAATTAAATCAGCAGATTATGAGTGTTAAGGTTTCTGGAATGGAACCTAATGACTTAATGGATCAAAGAGATTTGCTATTAGACAAACTAAGTGAAAACTTTAATATAAAAGTAGAAAATGATAATTTCTATTCTATTAATGTAACTCCAGGAGATGTAGACGGTCTTGGAAGTAATGTAAATGGACTTCTTGTAAGAAAAAACCCTAATGATGCTGTAAGAAGATTTTCTTATGTTACAGGTATGGAAAAAGGTGTAGAGGTTACTCCGAGTACTACTCCAAAACAATATGAATATAAAGTTACATATATAAGAAATGGAGATAAAGACAAACCTGAAACTATTACTGTGAAAATGACTGAAGAAGAACATAAAAAGTTAGATCAAACAAGAGTATTATGGTCTCAAAAGGATCCTAATAATGATGATAAAGATGGAATGATAATAGATAAAAATGGTGGGGAAATAATTTCAGGAACTACAATTGATTTCAAAGATTTAGCTATCTTTAGTTTAGATGATGATGAGGATAGAGGATGTCTTAAAGGTTATATGTCTGTCCAAAAAGATGTAGATAAATATGTAGAACAATTAAACAAACTAGCCAAGGGAATAGCATTATCTGTTAATGCTATTCATAGTGGCAGTTCAGGTATAGACAAGGATGGCAATCCGCAGTTAGATGATCTTCCTTTCTTTGTTGTAAAAGGAGAAAGTGACTCAACTAATGAAAGCACTATTACAGCTGCTAATATTTCTGTTAATCAAAAAATTATGGATGATGTAATGAAAATAAAAGTAGGAGTTACTGGTAATCCAGATGTAGATGGAGAAAGTGATGGTAAGAGAGCACTTGCAATATCAGAACTTAGAAATACATTAATGAAAATTCAAGACATTAATCCTCAAATGACTAGAGCAGATTTTATAAAAGATTGTACTGGAAATGCTACATTAATAGCTGATGAAAATGGAATTCTAACAATAAAAAGTAATATTAATGGTATGAAAACAGATAATTATTTTAAAGATACTGTAGATAAATTAGGAATTCAAGAACAAGAAGCAAGAAGAGTTGTTAAAAATCAAGAAGTTCTTTTGAAGAGTTTCCAAGAAAGAAGAGACTCTATATCAGGAGTATCTTTAGATGAAGAAATGGCAAACTTAGTTCAATTTCAACATGCTTATCAAGCAAATGCTAAGATAATATCTACAGTGGATGAACTTTTGGATGTGGTTATTAATGGATTAAAAAGGTAA
- a CDS encoding chemotaxis protein CheA, with translation MDTSQYLSMFLEESMDNLQTLNESLLELEQEPDDIDKLNEIFRVAHTIKGMAATMGYNNMAELTHKMEDVLSEFREGKLKVTQNVVTVLFKCLDTLEQMVNNISEGIEDDVHIDEIISGLEKIVKEEEDNEEVEEVKEVTENINETHKNESGETSKESFIEMNEYDINIIRQALEKGFNPYQIKVVLDENTLLKSARAFLIFKDLEEYGEIIKCIPSADDLENENFDLDISMIYLTHKTEEEIYNVLSNISEVEEVIIDNVNVEEKMASKVEEKSEEKQQPVVQKKEEKKVEPQVKVKPKEVEKKPEERRTHKKVHQSVRVDLERLDKFMNMVSELVIHRTRLEQISSNYKSTELNETLEQVARTTSDLQDLVMKIRMLPLETVFNRFPRMVRDLSVELDKEIDFIVKGQDTELDRTVIDEIGEPLIHLIRNAADHGVESKEERIAKGKNSTGTIKLIAYQEGTKAIIKVEDDGGGIPVDKVRAKAEKVGISTEGMSDADIRNLIFAQGFSTNEQVTDISGRGVGMDVVKTKINSLGGTVDVVSEIDKGTTFIITLPLTLQIIQALLVKVGNETMAISLGYIDRVIDYKEENVMKTNNKEVIIYNENVIPLIRVYEKLDIEKVDNGKKYIVIVKVGERTVGLLVDGLLGQQETVIKSLGKTLKGLKEYIGATIYGDGLVTLILDVAALI, from the coding sequence GTGGATACATCACAATATCTATCAATGTTTCTTGAGGAATCAATGGATAATCTTCAAACTTTAAATGAATCTTTATTAGAGTTAGAACAAGAGCCTGATGATATAGATAAATTAAATGAAATCTTCAGGGTAGCTCATACAATAAAAGGTATGGCAGCAACTATGGGATACAATAATATGGCTGAATTAACTCATAAAATGGAGGATGTTTTATCTGAATTTAGAGAAGGAAAGCTAAAAGTAACTCAAAATGTTGTAACAGTATTATTTAAGTGTCTAGATACGCTTGAACAAATGGTTAATAATATATCAGAGGGTATAGAAGATGATGTTCATATAGATGAAATCATAAGTGGTCTAGAAAAAATTGTTAAAGAAGAAGAAGATAACGAAGAAGTAGAAGAGGTAAAAGAAGTAACAGAAAATATTAATGAAACTCATAAAAATGAGTCAGGAGAAACTTCTAAGGAAAGTTTTATTGAAATGAATGAATATGATATTAATATCATAAGGCAGGCCTTAGAAAAAGGATTTAATCCTTATCAAATTAAAGTTGTACTAGATGAAAATACTTTATTAAAATCAGCTAGAGCTTTCTTGATATTTAAGGATTTAGAAGAGTATGGGGAAATAATAAAATGCATACCTTCTGCAGATGATTTAGAAAATGAAAACTTTGATTTAGATATAAGTATGATTTATTTAACACATAAAACAGAAGAAGAAATTTACAATGTTTTATCAAATATATCTGAAGTTGAAGAAGTTATAATCGATAATGTAAATGTAGAAGAAAAAATGGCGTCTAAAGTTGAGGAAAAATCAGAGGAAAAGCAACAACCAGTTGTACAGAAAAAAGAAGAAAAGAAAGTTGAGCCTCAAGTTAAAGTTAAACCAAAAGAAGTAGAGAAGAAACCAGAAGAAAGAAGAACTCATAAAAAAGTTCATCAATCTGTAAGAGTAGATCTTGAAAGATTAGATAAGTTTATGAATATGGTTTCAGAACTTGTAATTCATAGAACTAGATTAGAACAAATTAGTTCTAATTATAAATCTACTGAATTAAATGAGACTTTGGAACAGGTTGCTAGAACTACTTCAGATTTGCAAGATTTAGTAATGAAAATAAGAATGTTACCATTAGAAACTGTATTTAATAGATTCCCTAGAATGGTTAGAGATCTTTCTGTAGAATTAGACAAGGAAATTGACTTTATAGTAAAAGGACAAGATACAGAACTAGATAGAACTGTTATAGATGAAATAGGAGAACCTTTGATTCATCTTATTAGAAATGCAGCTGACCATGGAGTAGAAAGTAAAGAAGAAAGAATAGCTAAAGGGAAAAATTCAACTGGAACAATAAAGCTTATTGCTTATCAAGAAGGAACAAAGGCTATTATAAAGGTTGAAGATGATGGTGGTGGAATTCCTGTTGATAAAGTTAGAGCTAAGGCTGAAAAAGTTGGTATAAGTACTGAAGGAATGAGTGACGCAGATATTAGAAATCTTATTTTCGCACAAGGATTTAGTACAAATGAACAAGTTACGGACATATCAGGAAGAGGAGTTGGTATGGACGTAGTTAAAACTAAAATTAACTCTTTGGGTGGTACAGTAGATGTTGTAAGTGAGATTGACAAAGGTACTACATTTATTATAACATTACCTTTGACACTTCAAATAATACAAGCCTTATTAGTTAAAGTTGGAAATGAAACTATGGCTATATCATTAGGATATATTGATAGGGTTATTGATTATAAAGAAGAGAATGTTATGAAAACTAATAATAAAGAGGTTATTATCTACAATGAGAATGTAATACCACTAATAAGAGTCTATGAAAAATTAGATATTGAAAAGGTGGACAATGGTAAGAAGTACATTGTTATAGTAAAAGTTGGAGAAAGAACAGTAGGCCTTTTAGTTGATGGCTTATTGGGTCAACAAGAAACTGTAATAAAATCTTTAGGAAAAACTTTAAAAGGACTAAAAGAGTATATTGGTGCTACTATATATGGAGATGGATTAGTAACGTTAATACTTGATGTAGCAGCTTTAATTTAA
- a CDS encoding chemotaxis protein CheW: protein MQVVIFRLGDEQFAVETAKVQGINDIMEITRVPKAPAHIKGLINLRGNVISLLNINLLLGIQKLDDVEQNNIIILNMEDEHVGITVDEVDEVLEIEESVLEKVEDNKKPYVKGIINFKDRVVSLIDIDKLLIN, encoded by the coding sequence ATGCAAGTTGTTATATTTAGACTTGGGGATGAACAGTTTGCAGTTGAAACTGCAAAAGTACAAGGAATAAATGATATTATGGAAATAACAAGGGTCCCTAAAGCACCAGCCCATATAAAAGGATTGATTAATTTAAGAGGTAATGTTATTTCCCTCTTAAATATAAATCTTTTGTTAGGTATACAAAAACTAGATGATGTGGAGCAAAATAATATAATAATTTTAAATATGGAAGACGAACATGTTGGTATTACAGTAGATGAAGTAGATGAAGTTCTTGAAATCGAAGAGAGTGTATTAGAAAAAGTTGAAGATAATAAGAAACCTTATGTAAAAGGAATTATAAATTTTAAGGATAGAGTAGTTAGTTTAATAGATATAGATAAACTACTTATAAATTAG
- a CDS encoding chemotaxis protein CheC → MMYIDMTPMQLDALREVGNIGVGNAATALSQLLNKKVDMTVPSVNIVPFEDVFSDSGTERVVAAILVRVLGDTPGNILFILERETAFSMIKALTGEESEEISEMGSSVLCEIGNIIAASYMNAISKFTGLFITPSVPALCYDMLGAILSTSFIEAGQFDEQVLDIETRFLEDDNDKGISGHFYYIPMPGSLERILSTLGVN, encoded by the coding sequence ATGATGTATATTGACATGACTCCCATGCAGTTAGATGCATTAAGAGAAGTTGGAAATATTGGTGTAGGTAATGCAGCAACAGCCTTATCACAACTTTTAAATAAAAAAGTAGATATGACTGTTCCATCTGTAAATATAGTTCCTTTTGAAGATGTGTTTTCGGATAGTGGAACAGAGCGAGTTGTTGCTGCAATTCTTGTAAGGGTACTTGGAGATACCCCAGGAAACATTTTATTTATACTTGAAAGAGAAACAGCATTTAGTATGATAAAAGCATTGACTGGGGAAGAAAGCGAGGAAATATCTGAAATGGGCAGCTCAGTATTATGTGAGATTGGAAATATTATAGCTGCTTCTTACATGAATGCTATTTCAAAGTTCACAGGGCTTTTTATAACACCATCTGTACCAGCTCTTTGCTATGATATGTTGGGTGCTATATTATCCACAAGTTTTATAGAAGCTGGTCAGTTTGATGAACAAGTCCTTGACATTGAAACAAGATTTTTAGAAGATGATAATGATAAGGGTATAAGTGGGCATTTTTATTATATTCCAATGCCTGGATCTTTAGAAAGAATATTGAGTACATTAGGAGTAAATTAA